The sequence ttttttattcaaatggttttttttttttttttttttttttttgtttttttttttttttccagatattaataaaatgatgtttttttttagattatatgcaaaattttagattttctcactccacttttttttatttaatttttctttttcctgctttgtttttaaacacaaaagaaaaaataaaaaattaaaaaaaaaaaattaaaaaattaaaaaatttaaaaaaagataataatttattttaaattatataataaaattctttgtgtcatattactattgttttgttatttattactatatattcttaaaattgaatataaggataaattaatacaaataaaaaaaaaaatttaaaaattacatgtaataaatggtaataaaaaaaaaaaaaaaaaaaaaatttattatttttatttattaattctttttttttttaaaaaaaattgaaagttATAATGGTCAAAACAACACCCactgaattaattttttgatcttgaaattctttttattatttttttataatttatttattttttatcatttattttatttttgttttgtttgtttttatttattttattttattttattttattttattttattttattatattacaaTGTATTTATCCTTTAATCATTAAAATGATAcccaaataattttttttaattctcaggattttttttttttgatgacaATGTCAGATATTTGACTGGCGAATTTCtgtttttttcaaattttttttcatttttttttttttttcctcatTTAATTAAGTTtgtaaaaaacaaaaaaaaaaataaaaaaaaaataaaataaaaaataaaaaaaaaaaaaaataataaaaaaaaaaaattcaatattgCACATGTGGTGAAAATATTGTCACTgcattttattttgtttattgtttgttttgtctattttattttatttatttcaataaaaaaaaaataaaaaataataataataaaaacaaaaagtaCGATAAAAAggattgataaaaaaaaaataaaaaataaaaaaaaaaaaataaaaaataaaaaataattttaatgttgttcaaaaaaaaaaaaaataataaataataaaaaataaattataaaataatattaattaaataataaaataataaaaaaagaaaatatgtttataaatatattttcatttttatttggagTTTTCTCCACAATAGTATGcgcaatttatttatttattcgaTTGTTGGAGACATTAGATACAAAAACCGAAAAAGAATATCTTGAAATGTTAAAAGAGACCGAAGCAGAGAAAAAGTTAATGAAATTAGATACTTCAAGATACAACTCTGAAAAAAGAGGTAAAGTTTATATAAAACTACCagattcaacaacaaatatacCAGAAAAGCATTATTGTGtcttaaaaaacaatatgttatttttatttaataatccaaatgtatgtatatatatataaatacataggtaaaaacaataaataaataaataaataaataaataaaattaaagctaattatttattttttattttttactttttattattttttttttaaaaaaaacaaaggaTGTATCAGCAGTTAATGTGATTTGTTTTGATGGTTGTTCAGTATCGATTGttagaaataaaattggatcaagtaaatataataaaaagaattgtATATCAGTTATGCAACCAGAAAGAGATTTATTATATCATTCAAAGATTTTAcacttttattttgattgtggaaaagatttaaaaacatGGTATTGGTTTGTAAAGGAAGCATCATCAATGACTGTAAAGAAAACACAATTAGAGGATCAAGAAGagaaaatttgtaaaaagtTTTTCGAAGAGTTACCAGCACGTTTAAATATACCACAAAGTTGTAGGGTTGGTACAATACCAGAACAAACTCAACCATCTGTAacaaataatgtaaataataataataataacaatagtaataatagtaataatataacgaatagtagtagtactagtggtggtggtagtggtggtagttttGATACACCATCATCggcatcatcatcatcatcatcatcgatAAATTCAAcagcatcatcattatcaagttttgcaattaataaatttaaatcaaaaacatCACAACCAACAGAAGAACAATCAATATTGAGAGATAGATCAGCATCGAAATCATCTTCAACAAATTCTGCATTCTCAAATGAAATGATCGATAGTCAAATTAATacattaattgatgatattaatgacaatagtagtagcagtagtagtagtggtggtaatagtGGATTTGCTAAAAATGGTAGTATTCATTTATCGTCTAATCAATTCATGCAAAATACCAATTCATCAATACCAAGTCAAATTCAACCAGTACAATCTAGATACGATTGGTTCAATGTTGCATTGGCTCGtgtattctttaatttctatGCATCTGAAACTTTATTGGGTTTTGCCGCTGAAAAAATcactaaaaaaattaataaattaaagaaaccaTCAATCCTTAAATCAATTACTTTACAAAATTTAGATTTCGGTCCAAATATTCCAGTTTTAAATGATGCTAAACTTTTATATTTAACACCACAAGGTGAATTtgtaagttttaaaaatatatatatatatatatatatattttaaatatgtaattattaattcatttttattttatttaataataaaaataataataattatagagTGCAGATATAGCAATTACATATCATGGTGGATTCActttaacaattaaaattgaagttATGATTAGTTTCCGTAATCATTCAGTTACAATTCCATTTGTAATTTcagtattaattaaatcattacaaGGTAGATTAAATGTACAATGTttaccaacaccaactaAAAGACTTTGGATTGGTTTCTATGAAGAACCTGAATGTGAATTATCAATCGATACTTCAATTGGTCAATCTAAAACTGGTTATTTCACAAATATGCCAAAATTAGCAAAAATCATTgtcaataaattaaaagctGAAGTTTTCGAAATGATGGTTTTACCAAATATGGATGATTTCCCATTACCTCATCCAAAAGGTCACAAAAATCCACCTCCAATTCCTCAACCaactttataaaatatataaacatataaagaaaataaataataataataataataataataataataataataataataataaaaaataaaaaataaaaaataaatatatatataaatataaaatataataatatattattctttctttcttttctttgttttctttctttttttttattttattttatttatttaaatacattattattttgtattaaaattattatttattacttatttatttaaaaacagtAACACGATaagattttaattcttcaataCTTTCTTCAATATCTTGTAATGCACGATGACCACAAACTTTTTTTGGTGATGGAATGTATGGATACCATCTTCTTGATAACtctttaattgttgaaaCATCAATAATACGATAATGTAAATGCTCTGCAAATGTTGGCATTTCCTTTAATAAGAATCTTCTATCTTCATGAACTGTATTACCTGCTAATGGACAAATTCCTTTATCTGTATGCTTTCTCACAAATTCTAACATTATTTTCTCTGCTTCTTCTAATGATATCTTTGAATTTCTTACATCTTCTGTTAATCctgactattattattattattattattattattattattattattattattattattattattattattattattattattattattattattattattattattattattattattattattattattattattattattattattattattattattaatttataataataataatcagtatatatatataaatatatacataCACATTcacacaaataaaaaaaataataaattaaaaaattgaggAGGGGAAATGGAAAAaaagtggaaaaaaaaatggaaaaaaaaaaaaaagtgatcgAGAAATAGCAAAAAACATTCACATACCCTTTTTGTAAAGTTTcctttatttgtttataaataaaaagaaataaacaaaaaaagtaatgtgaatttgataaatattttttatcactcttttttttttttttttttttcaccccCTCCTTCCTTCCTTCctttttgggaaaaaaaaataaaaaaaataaaaaaaatgaaaaaaaataaaaaaacttacttttCCATGATGTTCAATACACCAATCATTCATATTCTTTAAAACTTCATCTGATCTGTGAATGACTAAATTTGGACCTTTTTCAATAACATTTAACTCTGCGTCAGTGATGACAATAGCCATTTCTAAAATTACATCTTTTGAAATATCCAAACCTGTCATTTCCAAGTCAACCCAAACCATTCTTTTTGAACGTTCATTAATAACTGGATGATTGTATGTTGGTGTGGTGgacattgtttttttaaattttaaatttccacTTCTTAAAAGGATTTcactaaaaaatttatttttattattatttttattattaaaattattaaaattattattattatttacaatatcaatataagttgtttttttaaatgaagaaaaCGAAAGTGATTTTGGTGATTGAAATGAAAAGGGTGTGAATAATTTTGTAATGTTTCttgaaaacattttttttttttttttttttttgaaaaaaaattaaaaaattaaaaaaattaaaattaaaaaaaaataaaaaaaaataaaataaaaataaagcaGATTGGGtcaaatgtttaaaaaaaaaaattaatcagaGACATTTGTGtgttaaagaaaaaaaaaaaaaaaaaagaaaaatagacacaaaaaaaaaaaaaaaaaattaaaattaataatcaaatatttaataatgaaaaaatagattcaaaaaaaaaaaaaaaaaaaaaaaagttgttatattaaaatatttgtataattaattataacaatGATATAAAGTTTCTGCGAAaattttcgtttttttttttttttttttataggtTTGAGaaaaataatgtaaaaaTTATGTAAGCCGTTACAaagttttcaaattttttacatTGGTTATgagtaaattttttttttttttttttttttttttttttttttcacaaaaataatttttttcatttttttagttctttttgtttattttatttacgcaaccttaaaaaaaaaaacacagaATGGGTATGTCTCTCTTTTATTTTAcccatataaaaaaaaacaaagagaaaaaaaaaaaaaaaaaaaaaaaaaaaaataataaataataaaaaaaattggagcGGTGTTTGATTGACTAcagtaataaattaaattttgatgataatgatattggcaataaaaaataaaatagaaataaataatggaaaaaaccgaaaaaaaaaaaaaaaaaattggggtCTATTTTAGCATTTAGTTCACAGATGAAATGATACACACCATgcaggtttttttttaaaaaaaaaataggaaaaaactgagaaaatgataataataaaaacaaaaaaaaaaaaaagaagaaaaaaaaaaaaaagagaaaagagaaaaataaaatttaggggaataaaaaaaagaaaaccaatcattatcatcaaaattTACCTTGAAAAATTGTACAAACTTAGGGATCgaaaaaaaagatacaatttttttattatttttattggattccgttttttttttttcctcgtcctttcaataataaagcagaattttatattaactttttttttttaaaaaatatattttcattcttttttttttttttttgattgaaaaattatagGTAAAGTACATGGTGGTTTGAATCGTGCTGGTAAAGTCAGAAACGCTACTCCAAAGAAAGATAAggaagaaaaaagaaaaccaaAGGTTGGTCGTGCTAAAAAGAGAATGATCTTCAACAGACGTAACGTCGCCGCCGTCGCTGGTTTCGGTAAAAAGAAGGGTTACAACACTCAAAACGTCCCAACCGTTgcttaaatttattaatatacaatttataattaaaataataaatttttgaagaaatatttaactttttttttaaaaataaaataaatattttctcctccttataaaaaaaaaaaaaaaaatctattttaatttatttatttatttatttgttttgtttttcccaattta comes from Dictyostelium discoideum AX4 chromosome 2 chromosome, whole genome shotgun sequence and encodes:
- a CDS encoding PH domain-containing protein; translated protein: MFINIFSFLFGVFSTIVCAIYLFIRLLETLDTKTEKEYLEMLKETEAEKKLMKLDTSRYNSEKRGKVYIKLPDSTTNIPEKHYCVLKNNMLFLFNNPNDVSAVNVICFDGCSVSIVRNKIGSSKYNKKNCISVMQPERDLLYHSKILHFYFDCGKDLKTWYWFVKEASSMTVKKTQLEDQEEKICKKFFEELPARLNIPQSCRVGTIPEQTQPSVTNNVNNNNNNNSNNSNNITNSSSTSGGGSGGSFDTPSSASSSSSSSINSTASSLSSFAINKFKSKTSQPTEEQSILRDRSASKSSSTNSAFSNEMIDSQINTLIDDINDNSSSSSSSGGNSGFAKNGSIHLSSNQFMQNTNSSIPSQIQPVQSRYDWFNVALARVFFNFYASETLLGFAAEKITKKINKLKKPSILKSITLQNLDFGPNIPVLNDAKLLYLTPQGEFSADIAITYHGGFTLTIKIEVMISFRNHSVTIPFVISVLIKSLQGRLNVQCLPTPTKRLWIGFYEEPECELSIDTSIGQSKTGYFTNMPKLAKIIVNKLKAEVFEMMVLPNMDDFPLPHPKGHKNPPPIPQPTL
- the rps30-2 gene encoding 40S ribosomal protein S30, producing MGKVHGGLNRAGKVRNATPKKDKEEKRKPKVGRAKKRMIFNRRNVAAVAGFGKKKGYNTQNVPTVA
- the rexo2-2 gene encoding RNA exonuclease 2; amino-acid sequence: MSTTPTYNHPVINERSKRMVWVDLEMTGLDISKDVILEMAIVITDAELNVIEKGPNLVIHRSDEVLKNMNDWCIEHHGKSGLTEDVRNSKISLEEAEKIMLEFVRKHTDKGICPLAGNTVHEDRRFLLKEMPTFAEHLHYRIIDVSTIKELSRRWYPYIPSPKKVCGHRALQDIEESIEELKSYRVTVFK